A genomic region of Homalodisca vitripennis isolate AUS2020 chromosome 5, UT_GWSS_2.1, whole genome shotgun sequence contains the following coding sequences:
- the LOC124363748 gene encoding putative uncharacterized protein ENSP00000383309, which translates to MRRKIENLQPQVCSECPLSYRKPPSLPQVCSECSLSYRKPRLSRKCVRSVPLSYRQSPSQPQVCSECPLSYRQPRLSRKCVQECSLSLPTNPVSDASVFGVFSLLPKTPVSAASVFGVFSLLPTIRLSRKCVRSVLSLTENPVSAASVFGVSLSLTENPVSAASVFGVSSLLPNNPVSAASVFGLSSLLPIIRLSRKCVRSVLSLTENPVSAASVFGVFSLLPTIPVSAASVLGVSSLLPKNHPSLPQVCSSALLPKTLSQPQVCLLSLPKIRLSRKCVRSVLSLTDPPSLPQVCSECSSLLPKTPSLPQVCSECSLSLTENPRLCRKLGSECPLSYRKPRLSRNVFGVSSLTVNPSQPQVCSECPLSYPTIRLSRKYVSECPLSYRKPPSLCRKCVRSVLSLTENPVSAASVFGVFSLLPTTPSLPQPQVCSECSLSHQSPLLPIATSRRYSRSATVTGYSRSPPVAATPDRHQSPLLPLGHSHRYSRSPPVAATPDRHQSPLLPIATSRRYSRSPPVAATPARPQSPLLSRSPPVTTTPRSPPVAATPDRHQSPLLPIATSRRYSRSPPVTATSDRHQSPLLPIATIVAATPARPQSPLLPIATSRRYSRSPPVTATSDRHQSPLLPIATSHRYSDRHQSPLLPIATSHRYSPIATSRRYSRSPPVTATPARPQSPATPDRHQSPLLPIATSHRYSRSPPVTATSDRHQSPLLPIATSRRYFLIATCILPKKTFLFSSSKYQRRK; encoded by the exons ATGCGTCGTAAGATTGAGAACTTGCAA CCGCAAGTGTGTTCGGAGTGTCCTCTCTCTTACCGAAAACCCCCGTCTCTGCCGCAAGTGTGTTCGGAGTGTTCTCTCTCTTACCGAAAACCCCGTCTCAGCCGCAAGTGTGTTCGGAGTGTCCCTCTCTCTTACCGACAATCCCCGTCTCAGCCGCAAGTGTGTTCGGAGTGTCCTCTCTCTTACCGACAACCCCGTCTCAGCCGCAAGTGTGTTCAGGAGTGTTCTCTCTCTTTACCGACAAACCCTGTCTCTGACGCAAGTGTGTTCGGAGTGTTCTCTCTCTTACCGAAAACCCCCGTCTCTGCCGCAAGTGTGTTCGGAGTGTTCTCTCTCTTACCGACAATCCGTCTCAGCCGCAAGTGTGTTCGGAGTGTCCTCTCTCTTACCGAAAACCCCGTCTCAGCCGCAAGTGTGTTCGGAGTGTCCCTCTCTCTTACCGAAAACCCCGTCTCAGCCGCAAGTGTGTTCGGAGTGTCCTCTCTCTTACCGAATAACCCCGTGTCAGCCGCAAGTGTGTTCGGACTGTCCTCTCTCTTACCGATAATCCGTCTCAGCCGCAAGTGTGTTCGGAGTGTCCTCTCTCTTACCGAAAACCCCGTCTCAGCCGCAAGTGTGTTCGGAGTGTTCTCTCTCTTACCGACAATCCCCGTCTCAGCCGCAAGTGTGCTCGGAGTGTCCTCTCTCTTACCGAAAAACCATCCGTCTCTGCCGCAAGTGTGCTCGAGTGCTCTCTTACCGAAAACCCTGTCTCAGCCGCAAGTGTGTTTGCTCTCTCTACCGAAAATCCGTCTCAGCCGCAAGTGTGTTCGGAGTGTCCTCTCTCTTACCGACCCTCCGTCTCTGCCGCAAGTGTGTTCGGAGTGTTCCTCACTCTTACCGAAAACCCCGTCTCTGCCGCAAGTGTGTTCGGAGTGTTCTCTCTCTCTTACCGAAAACCCCCGTCTCTGCCGCAAGTTGGGTTCGGAGTGTCCTCTCTCTTACCGAAAACCCCGTCTCAGCCGCAA TGTGTTCGGTGTGTCCTCTCTTACCGTAAACCCGTCTCAGCCGCAAGTGTGTTCGGAGTGTCCTCTCTCTTACCCGACAATCCGTCTCAGCCGCAAGTATGTTTCGGAGTGTCCTCTCTCTTACCGAAAACCCCCGTCTCTCTGCCGCAAGTGTGTTCGGAGTGTCCTCTCTCTTACCGAAAACCCCGTCTCTGCTGCAAGTGTGTTCGGAGTGTTCTCTCTCTTACCGACAACCCCGTCTCTGCCGCAG CCGCAAGTGTGTTCGGAGTGTTCTCTCAGCCACCAGTCGCCGCTACTCCCGATCGCCACCAGTCGCCGCTACTCCCGCTCGGCCACAGTCACCGGCTACTCCCGATCGCCACCAGTCGCCGCTACTCCCGATCGCCACCAGTCGCCGCTACTCCCGCTCGGCCACAGTCACCGCTACTCCCGATCGCCACCAGTCGCCGCTACTCCCGATCGCCACCAGTCACCGCTACTTCCGATCGCCACCAGTCGCCGCTACTCCCGCTCGCCACCAGTCGCCGCTACTCCCGCTCGGCCACAGTCACCGCTACTCTCCCGATCGCCACCAGTCACCACTACTCCCCGATCGCCACCAGTCGCCGCTACTCCCGATCGCCACCAGTCACCGCTACTTCCGATCGCCACCAGTCGCCGCTACTCCCGATCGCCACCAGTCACCGCTACTTCCGATCGCCACCAGTCGCCGCTACTCCCGATCGCCACCATCGTCGCCGCTACTCCCGCTCGGCCACAGTCACCGCTACTCCCGATCGCCACCAGTCGCCGCTACTCCCGATCGCCACCAGTCACCGCTACTTCCGATCGCCACCAGTCGCCGCTACTTCCAATCGCCACCAGTCACCGCTACTCCGATCGCCACCAGTCGCCGCTACTCCCGATCGCCACCAGTCACCGCTACTCTCCGATCGCCACCAGTCGCCGCTACTCCCGATCGCCACCAGTCACCGCTACTCCCGCTCGGCCACAGTCACCCGCTACTCCCGATCGCCACCAGTCGCCGCTACTCCCGATCGCCACCAGTCACCGCTACTCCCGATCGCCACCAGTCACCGCTACTTCCGATCGCCACCAGTCGCCGCTACTTCCAATCGCCACCAGTCGCCGCTACTTCCTGATCGCCACATGTATTCTGCCTAAAAAAACTTTCCTCTTCAGTTCTAGTAAATACCAGAGGAGAAAATAA